From one Nocardioides scoriae genomic stretch:
- a CDS encoding DUF4192 domain-containing protein, protein MSNRRRSRAARRASPHDSLRAVPPVPPPSPRPPYVARSTTDLVAMVPLVLGFHPEDSVVVLSFGHARGPFSARVDLPSGREEQAEVAELLTGACTANGVDRAAVLVYTDDVVRARTQGLLLLDRLLEVGIEVIDVVRVEPGRWFAVLEDDAHAGAAGTAYDLGSHPFTARSVFEGQVVHRGRREVVESLTAGDEVERAEAVTLAGLAAQRAGLADAAAHPARFWAREARWLQQRVREQVATGERLDAVDAARLVALANEVPVRDVAWAEIDREGAAAHVELWRDLVRRCPVHLLPGPASLLAFAAWQAGDGALAWCAIDRCHEADADYSMAAAVARLLVEAVPPQTWTRIPQEALQVLDDVG, encoded by the coding sequence ATGTCGAACCGTCGCCGCTCCCGTGCCGCCCGCCGCGCCTCCCCGCACGACTCCCTGCGCGCCGTGCCTCCGGTGCCCCCGCCGTCCCCGCGCCCGCCCTACGTCGCCCGGTCCACCACCGACCTCGTCGCGATGGTGCCGCTCGTGCTGGGCTTCCACCCCGAGGACTCGGTGGTGGTGCTCAGCTTCGGCCACGCCCGCGGGCCGTTCTCGGCCCGCGTCGACCTGCCGTCCGGGCGCGAGGAGCAGGCGGAGGTGGCCGAGCTCCTGACCGGGGCGTGCACCGCCAACGGCGTCGACCGGGCGGCCGTGCTCGTCTACACCGACGACGTGGTGCGCGCCCGCACCCAGGGCCTGCTGCTGCTCGACCGGCTGCTCGAGGTGGGCATCGAGGTCATCGACGTGGTCCGGGTCGAGCCGGGTCGGTGGTTCGCCGTGCTGGAGGACGACGCGCACGCCGGCGCGGCCGGGACGGCGTACGACCTCGGCTCGCACCCGTTCACCGCCCGCAGCGTCTTCGAGGGCCAGGTCGTCCACCGGGGCCGCCGCGAGGTGGTGGAGAGCCTGACCGCCGGCGACGAGGTGGAGCGGGCCGAGGCCGTCACGCTCGCCGGGCTCGCCGCCCAGCGGGCCGGGCTCGCCGACGCCGCCGCCCACCCCGCGCGGTTCTGGGCCCGCGAGGCCCGCTGGCTGCAGCAGCGGGTCCGGGAGCAGGTGGCGACGGGGGAGCGGCTCGACGCGGTCGACGCGGCCCGGCTCGTGGCGCTCGCCAACGAGGTGCCGGTGCGCGACGTCGCCTGGGCCGAGATCGACCGGGAGGGCGCAGCGGCCCACGTCGAGCTGTGGCGCGACCTGGTCCGGCGCTGCCCCGTCCACCTGCTGCCCGGCCCCGCCAGCCTGCTCGCCTTCGCGGCCTGGCAGGCCGGTGACGGGGCGCTGGCGTGGTGCGCGATCGACCGCTGCCACGAGGCCGACGCCGACTACTCGATGGCCGCTGCCGTCGCCCGGCTGCTGGTCGAGGCGGTGCCGCCGCAGACCTGGACGCGGATCCCGCAGGAGGCGCTGCAGGTGCTCGACGACGTGGGCTGA
- a CDS encoding DNA polymerase IV, protein MRAEPTILHLDLDAFYAAVEQRDKPSLRGRPVVVGGTGGRGVVATASYEARAFGVHSAMSTAEARRRCPNAAFLGGRFDAYREASRQVMRVLRETSPVIEPLSLDEAYVDLEAADLPDHSVASVSALARDLRARVAEATGGLTASVGIGTSKLVAKIGSDLDKPDGLVVVAPGLEQDLLRPMQVTVIPGVGPATAERLRRAGVHTVLDLEQLGEDELVRLLGRAHGGSLFAMARAQDPRPVEHARGAKSISVEDTYETDHVDAGLLSALLDRQSAKVTERLRKARLSGRTVSIKVRLHDFSTVSRSATLPEPSDDGRLIARVARRLLGELDTSAGVRLLGVGVSGLADWIQEDLFADEVQAEPEVDEAMAAAVFAAASRGQGWSPGLDVEHDVHGRGWVWGAGRGVVTVRFETAETPPGRVLSLAADDPALHRFSLVPPEDDLDPLSPDAPGT, encoded by the coding sequence GTGCGTGCCGAGCCGACGATCCTCCACCTGGATCTGGACGCCTTCTACGCCGCCGTGGAGCAGCGCGACAAGCCGAGCCTGCGGGGCCGGCCGGTCGTGGTCGGCGGCACCGGCGGGCGGGGCGTGGTGGCCACCGCGTCGTACGAGGCGCGGGCGTTCGGCGTCCACTCGGCGATGTCGACGGCCGAGGCCCGCCGGCGGTGCCCCAACGCGGCCTTCCTCGGCGGCCGCTTCGACGCCTACCGCGAGGCCAGCCGTCAGGTGATGCGGGTGCTGCGCGAGACCAGCCCGGTCATCGAGCCGCTCTCCCTCGACGAGGCGTACGTCGACCTCGAGGCCGCCGACCTGCCGGACCACTCCGTGGCCTCGGTGAGCGCCCTGGCCCGCGACCTGCGCGCCCGGGTGGCCGAGGCGACCGGCGGCCTGACCGCCTCGGTCGGCATCGGCACCTCCAAGCTGGTCGCCAAGATCGGCAGCGACCTCGACAAGCCCGACGGCCTGGTCGTGGTGGCCCCGGGCCTCGAGCAGGACCTGCTGCGGCCGATGCAGGTGACCGTCATCCCGGGCGTCGGCCCCGCGACCGCGGAGCGGCTGCGGCGCGCGGGCGTGCACACGGTGCTCGACCTGGAGCAGCTCGGCGAGGACGAGCTGGTGCGGCTGCTGGGTCGCGCCCACGGCGGCTCGCTGTTCGCGATGGCCCGAGCCCAGGACCCGCGTCCGGTCGAGCACGCCCGCGGGGCGAAGTCGATCAGCGTCGAGGACACCTACGAGACCGACCACGTCGACGCCGGCCTGCTGTCGGCGCTGCTCGACCGGCAGTCGGCCAAGGTGACCGAGCGGCTCCGCAAGGCCCGGCTCTCGGGCCGCACCGTGTCGATCAAGGTGCGGCTGCACGACTTCTCGACCGTGAGCCGCTCGGCCACGCTGCCGGAGCCGAGCGACGACGGGCGCCTGATCGCCCGGGTGGCCCGCCGGCTGCTCGGCGAGCTGGACACCTCGGCCGGCGTGCGGCTGCTGGGCGTGGGGGTCTCCGGGCTGGCCGACTGGATCCAGGAGGACCTGTTCGCCGACGAGGTGCAGGCCGAGCCCGAGGTCGACGAGGCCATGGCCGCCGCCGTTTTCGCGGCCGCCTCGCGAGGCCAGGGCTGGTCCCCCGGGCTCGACGTCGAGCACGACGTGCACGGGCGCGGCTGGGTCTGGGGCGCCGGGCGCGGGGTGGTGACCGTGCGCTTCGAGACCGCCGAGACCCCGCCCGGACGGGTGCTGAGCCTGGCCGCCGACGACCCGGCCCTGCACCGCTTCTCCCTGGTGCCGCCGGAGGACGACCTCGACCCGCTCAGCCCCGACGCACCCGGAACCTGA
- a CDS encoding 5-oxoprolinase subunit C family protein: protein MPERVLEVLDAGPQVLVVDLGRPGLAHLGVPRSGALDLPAHRLADRLVGNPESAATLEVLGGGLRVRTSAAVTVAVTGAVVAVAVDGRPAAWGQAVAVPAGATVTLGPATAGLRASVAVSGGVAVAPVLGSRSSDVLSGLGPRPVTAGDRLPLGDPTGDPVPVDAVAPVPAPGVLDLVLGPRDDWFVPASVRRLGTTAYVVGAASNRIGLRLEGEPVVWERTGELASEGMVLGAVQVPPGGQPVVFLADHPTTGGYPVVGVVDEASLARCAQLRPGDEVRFRVRRG from the coding sequence GTGCCTGAGCGCGTGCTGGAGGTCCTGGACGCCGGGCCGCAGGTGCTGGTCGTGGACCTCGGCCGGCCGGGCCTGGCACACCTCGGCGTGCCGCGCTCGGGGGCCCTGGACCTCCCGGCGCACCGCCTGGCCGACCGCCTGGTCGGCAACCCCGAGTCCGCCGCCACCCTCGAGGTGCTCGGGGGCGGGCTCCGGGTGCGGACCAGCGCCGCCGTCACGGTCGCGGTGACGGGGGCGGTCGTGGCGGTCGCCGTCGACGGCCGTCCGGCCGCGTGGGGGCAGGCGGTGGCCGTGCCCGCGGGGGCCACCGTCACGCTCGGTCCGGCGACCGCCGGGCTGCGGGCCAGCGTGGCCGTCTCGGGTGGCGTCGCGGTCGCGCCCGTGCTCGGGTCGAGGTCCAGCGACGTGCTCTCCGGACTCGGCCCGCGGCCGGTCACCGCGGGCGACCGGCTGCCGCTCGGCGACCCCACGGGCGATCCCGTCCCCGTGGACGCCGTGGCGCCGGTCCCGGCCCCCGGCGTGCTCGACCTGGTGCTCGGTCCGCGCGACGACTGGTTCGTGCCGGCGTCGGTGCGGCGGCTGGGGACGACGGCGTACGTCGTGGGCGCCGCGTCCAACCGGATCGGGCTGCGGCTCGAGGGCGAGCCGGTGGTGTGGGAGCGCACGGGCGAGCTGGCCAGCGAGGGCATGGTGCTGGGGGCCGTGCAGGTCCCGCCCGGCGGCCAGCCGGTGGTGTTCCTCGCCGACCACCCCACGACCGGGGGCTACCCCGTGGTCGGCGTGGTGGACGAGGCGTCGCTGGCCCGGTGCGCCCAGCTGCGGCCGGGCGACGAGGTCAGGTTCCGGGTGCGTCGGGGCTGA
- the pxpB gene encoding 5-oxoprolinase subunit PxpB — protein sequence MPAPEARRVGQHALLLECGSTDAVRAVHAAALERREAGLLRCVDVVPGATTVLLDGVASPEEVRSGLGGWELRPVADLERRVVELPTAYDGPDLEDVARLSGLDVDGLVARHRAAELVVAFCGFAPGFAYLAGLPAELHVPRRDEPRSRVPQGAVGLAGEFCGVYPRSSPGGWQLVGRTEVSLWDAARDEPALLLPGTTVRFTGA from the coding sequence GTGCCCGCCCCGGAGGCGCGTCGCGTCGGTCAGCACGCGCTGCTGCTCGAGTGCGGCTCGACCGACGCCGTGCGGGCCGTCCACGCGGCCGCGCTGGAGCGGCGCGAGGCCGGGCTGCTCCGGTGCGTCGACGTGGTGCCGGGCGCGACCACGGTGCTGCTGGACGGGGTGGCCTCGCCCGAGGAGGTCCGCTCCGGGCTCGGGGGGTGGGAGCTGCGTCCGGTCGCCGACCTGGAACGGCGGGTGGTCGAGCTCCCGACGGCGTACGACGGGCCGGACCTCGAGGACGTCGCCCGGCTGTCCGGCCTCGACGTCGACGGGCTCGTGGCCCGCCACCGGGCGGCCGAGCTGGTGGTCGCCTTCTGCGGGTTCGCCCCGGGGTTCGCCTACCTCGCCGGTCTGCCGGCCGAGCTGCACGTGCCGCGCCGCGACGAGCCCCGCAGCCGGGTGCCCCAGGGGGCGGTCGGGCTGGCGGGGGAGTTCTGCGGGGTGTACCCGCGGTCCTCCCCGGGCGGGTGGCAGCTGGTCGGGCGCACCGAGGTGTCGCTGTGGGACGCCGCCCGCGACGAGCCGGCCCTGCTGCTGCCGGGGACGACCGTGAGGTTCACCGGTGCCTGA
- a CDS encoding LamB/YcsF family protein yields the protein MGEPRHVDLNADLGEGVTDDDGLLDLVTSANLACGFHAGDEETMRRVCAGAARRGVVVGAQVSYADRAHFGRRHLDVAPDVLVGWVREQVGLLGSLAVEAGTEVAYVKPHGALYNRVVDDEEQAAAVLAGSGDLPVLGLPGSAVLRLAAGAGRVTVTEGFPDRGYTDDGRLLPRDRPGALVEGAEQVAAHAVAMARTGEVRSLCVHGDSPGAVATARAVRRALEAAGWALRPWWPGDGRAPRPGEDG from the coding sequence ATGGGCGAGCCGCGACACGTCGACCTCAACGCCGACCTGGGGGAGGGCGTCACCGACGACGACGGCCTGCTCGACCTGGTCACGAGCGCCAACCTGGCCTGCGGCTTCCACGCCGGCGACGAGGAGACGATGCGCCGGGTGTGCGCGGGCGCCGCCCGGCGCGGGGTGGTGGTCGGGGCCCAGGTGTCGTACGCCGACCGCGCGCACTTCGGGCGCCGCCACCTCGACGTGGCCCCCGACGTGCTCGTCGGCTGGGTCCGGGAGCAGGTCGGGCTCCTGGGGTCGCTGGCGGTGGAGGCGGGGACCGAGGTCGCCTACGTCAAGCCGCACGGTGCGCTCTACAACCGCGTGGTCGACGACGAGGAGCAGGCGGCGGCGGTGCTGGCCGGCAGCGGTGACCTGCCGGTGCTGGGCCTGCCCGGGTCGGCCGTGCTGCGGCTCGCGGCCGGGGCCGGGCGGGTGACGGTGACCGAGGGGTTCCCCGACCGGGGCTACACCGACGACGGCCGGCTGCTGCCGCGGGACCGGCCGGGCGCCCTGGTGGAGGGGGCCGAGCAGGTCGCGGCCCACGCCGTCGCGATGGCCCGCACCGGCGAGGTGAGGTCGCTGTGCGTGCACGGCGACTCCCCGGGTGCGGTCGCCACCGCGCGGGCCGTGCGCCGGGCGCTGGAGGCCGCCGGCTGGGCCCTGCGCCCGTGGTGGCCCGGGGACGGCCGGGCACCGCGCCCCGGCGAGGACGGCTGA
- a CDS encoding sigma-70 family RNA polymerase sigma factor, protein MTTTVRNEREIEGRDSVGLYLDEIARTPLLDAITEVELSKTIEAGLFAAKLLEEGRIGRRKGGAPKSANEAELTWLVEEGERAMQRFINANLRLVVSIARKYGRSQMPMLDLIQEGNTGLIRAVEKFDYAKGYKFSTYATWWVRQAITRGIAQQARVVRLPVHVVEELNQVGSARRTLERQLGRDPEPAEIAAELDMDVDRVLDLMSWGRDHVSLDTPVDEDGDTSLGDLIAQESAPGPDLTVLDTESRDRLNNLVGLLDDRSADIVRSRYGLVDGRQHKLADIGARHGISAERVRQLEREAITKLRKIADPDLAA, encoded by the coding sequence ATGACCACCACCGTCCGCAACGAGCGTGAGATCGAGGGCCGCGACAGCGTCGGCCTCTACCTCGACGAGATCGCCCGCACCCCCCTGCTCGACGCCATCACCGAGGTCGAGCTGTCCAAGACGATCGAGGCCGGGCTGTTCGCCGCGAAGCTCCTCGAGGAGGGCCGCATCGGACGCCGCAAGGGCGGCGCCCCCAAGTCGGCCAACGAGGCCGAGCTGACCTGGCTGGTCGAGGAGGGCGAGCGCGCCATGCAGCGCTTCATCAACGCCAACCTCCGCCTCGTGGTCTCCATAGCGCGCAAGTACGGCCGCTCGCAGATGCCGATGCTCGACCTCATCCAGGAGGGCAACACCGGCCTGATCCGCGCGGTCGAGAAGTTCGACTACGCCAAGGGCTACAAGTTCTCGACGTACGCCACGTGGTGGGTGCGCCAGGCCATCACCCGCGGCATCGCCCAGCAGGCCCGCGTCGTGCGGCTCCCCGTCCACGTGGTCGAGGAGCTCAACCAGGTCGGCTCCGCACGCCGCACCCTGGAGCGGCAGCTCGGCCGCGACCCCGAGCCGGCCGAGATCGCCGCCGAGCTCGACATGGACGTCGACCGCGTGCTCGACCTGATGTCGTGGGGACGCGACCACGTCAGCCTCGACACCCCGGTCGACGAGGACGGCGACACCTCGCTGGGCGACCTCATCGCCCAGGAGAGCGCCCCGGGTCCCGACCTGACCGTGCTGGACACCGAGTCCCGCGACCGGCTCAACAACCTGGTGGGCCTGCTCGACGACCGCTCGGCCGACATCGTGCGCTCGCGCTACGGCCTGGTGGACGGACGCCAGCACAAGCTCGCCGACATCGGCGCCCGCCACGGCATCTCCGCCGAGCGCGTGCGCCAGCTGGAGCGGGAGGCGATCACCAAGCTGCGCAAGATCGCCGACCCCGACCTGGCGGCCTGA
- the coaE gene encoding dephospho-CoA kinase: MSTRVGLTGGVASGKSTVTAMLRDLGAVVIDADVLAREVVARGTPGLTAVVEAFGEELLTPEGDLDRPAMGRLVFGDAESRRRLEAIVHPLVYERIAALEAEAPAGAVVVHDIPLLAENRRAGDFDHVVVVDAPRELQLERMLRDRGWTREDAESRIDAQASREDRLAVATHVVENTGTREDLRDRVAEVFADVVSAGSGAPGRP; encoded by the coding sequence GTGAGCACACGGGTGGGTCTGACGGGCGGGGTGGCCTCGGGCAAGAGCACGGTCACCGCGATGCTGCGCGACCTCGGCGCGGTCGTGATCGACGCCGACGTCCTCGCCCGCGAGGTCGTCGCCCGCGGCACCCCCGGGCTGACCGCCGTCGTGGAGGCCTTCGGCGAGGAGCTGCTGACGCCCGAGGGCGACCTCGACCGACCGGCCATGGGCCGCCTCGTCTTCGGCGACGCCGAGTCCCGGCGTCGCCTCGAGGCGATCGTCCACCCGCTCGTCTACGAGCGCATCGCGGCCCTCGAGGCCGAGGCGCCGGCGGGTGCCGTCGTGGTGCACGACATCCCGCTGCTCGCGGAGAACCGTCGCGCCGGCGACTTCGACCACGTCGTGGTCGTCGACGCGCCCCGCGAGCTCCAGCTCGAGCGGATGCTGCGCGACCGCGGGTGGACCCGTGAGGACGCCGAGTCGCGGATCGACGCCCAGGCCTCCCGCGAGGACCGGCTGGCGGTCGCGACCCACGTCGTGGAGAACACCGGGACGCGCGAAGACCTCCGCGACCGGGTCGCGGAGGTCTTCGCTGACGTGGTCTCGGCGGGTTCCGGAGCACCTGGACGCCCCTGA
- a CDS encoding DUF3072 domain-containing protein encodes MSEQTPTHDQPSGETLGSATPETGAQRDPEEWVTGDEPMTGPQRSYLDNLARQAGEELPADLTKAQASEHIDRLQSKVDGAGAGQQDDATTR; translated from the coding sequence ATGAGCGAACAGACCCCCACCCACGACCAGCCCAGCGGCGAGACCCTGGGCAGCGCCACCCCCGAGACCGGCGCCCAGCGCGACCCCGAGGAGTGGGTCACCGGCGACGAGCCGATGACCGGTCCCCAGCGCAGCTACCTCGACAACCTGGCCCGCCAGGCGGGCGAGGAGCTGCCCGCCGACCTGACCAAGGCGCAGGCCTCCGAGCACATCGACCGCCTCCAGTCCAAGGTCGACGGCGCCGGTGCCGGCCAGCAGGACGACGCCACCACGCGCTGA
- a CDS encoding PLD nuclease N-terminal domain-containing protein — protein sequence MVRVELFLGLAVLALWIYSLIDVIGSDEGGIRHLPKLWWLLIVLLFPFAGSVAWLVAGRPTGAGRGRSPHERAVPEFPEYDRPGRMAATDARADEEFLRGVRERAEEQRRRHREEQRRREQEGPGAG from the coding sequence ATGGTGCGCGTGGAGCTCTTCCTCGGTCTGGCGGTCCTGGCGCTGTGGATCTACTCGCTGATCGACGTCATCGGCAGCGACGAGGGCGGCATCCGGCACCTGCCCAAGCTGTGGTGGCTGCTGATCGTGCTGCTGTTCCCCTTCGCCGGGTCGGTGGCGTGGCTGGTCGCCGGTCGTCCGACCGGCGCCGGGCGCGGCCGCTCGCCGCACGAGCGTGCGGTGCCGGAGTTCCCGGAGTACGACCGCCCCGGCCGGATGGCGGCGACCGACGCGCGCGCCGACGAGGAGTTCCTGCGCGGGGTGCGCGAGCGGGCCGAGGAGCAGCGCCGGCGCCACCGCGAGGAGCAGCGCAGGCGCGAGCAGGAGGGTCCCGGCGCGGGCTGA
- a CDS encoding class I adenylate-forming enzyme family protein, with amino-acid sequence MSTTPRPGERVALLVPGSPAYVDLVIALLRRGVFPVPMDLGLTPTEREPLLAELEPALVVTTTEQLEDLRIALDADPVDGPPLGRPVHLTSGTTGRPKGVFSGLLEPGAAAALVAEERELWGFREDDVNLVLSPIHHSAPLRFAVGTRLAGGRVVVPGPFDPARVTAAIEAERPTTMFCVPAHLQRLFAHWEQHRRPDLSGFRLVAHAGAPCPDHVKRELVAAFPAGSTWEFYGSTEGQFTACRSEEWLERPGTLGRARPGRTMTVDPDGRLWCVVPEHARFSYWRAPGKTAAAWRETPLGPAFTVGDLGRIDDDGHVFLDGRRDDLVISGGVNVYPAEVERVLAEVEGVTDVAVFGLPDERWGARVCAAVVGPATEAALREHARTHLAPAKRPKDYLRLDALPRTATGKVRRLDLPDLAAGRG; translated from the coding sequence GTGAGCACCACTCCCCGCCCCGGCGAGCGGGTGGCGCTGCTCGTCCCCGGCAGCCCGGCGTACGTCGACCTGGTGATCGCTCTGCTGCGCCGCGGCGTCTTCCCGGTGCCGATGGACCTCGGCCTGACCCCCACCGAGCGCGAGCCGCTGCTGGCCGAGCTGGAGCCCGCCCTGGTCGTGACCACGACCGAGCAGCTCGAGGACCTGCGGATCGCGCTCGACGCGGACCCGGTCGACGGACCGCCGCTGGGCAGGCCGGTCCACCTCACGAGCGGCACGACCGGCCGGCCGAAGGGCGTGTTCTCGGGCCTGCTCGAGCCCGGTGCCGCGGCGGCGCTGGTGGCCGAGGAGCGCGAGCTGTGGGGCTTTCGCGAGGACGACGTCAACCTGGTGCTCAGCCCGATCCACCACTCCGCGCCGCTGCGCTTCGCCGTCGGCACCCGCCTGGCCGGCGGCCGGGTCGTGGTGCCCGGCCCTTTCGACCCGGCGCGGGTGACCGCGGCGATCGAGGCCGAGCGTCCGACCACGATGTTCTGCGTGCCGGCCCACCTGCAGCGCCTGTTCGCCCACTGGGAGCAGCACCGTCGCCCCGACCTGTCGGGCTTCCGCCTCGTGGCCCACGCCGGCGCTCCCTGCCCGGACCACGTCAAGCGGGAGCTGGTGGCGGCGTTCCCGGCCGGCTCGACGTGGGAGTTCTACGGCTCGACCGAGGGGCAGTTCACCGCGTGCCGCAGCGAGGAGTGGCTCGAGCGGCCCGGGACGCTCGGGCGGGCCCGCCCCGGGCGGACCATGACCGTCGACCCCGACGGTCGGCTGTGGTGCGTCGTGCCCGAGCACGCGCGCTTCTCCTACTGGCGGGCTCCGGGGAAGACCGCGGCGGCGTGGCGCGAGACCCCCCTGGGCCCCGCGTTCACCGTCGGCGACCTGGGGCGCATCGATGACGACGGGCACGTCTTCCTCGACGGTCGCCGCGACGACCTGGTGATCAGCGGCGGCGTCAACGTCTACCCCGCGGAGGTCGAGCGCGTGCTCGCCGAGGTCGAGGGCGTCACGGACGTGGCGGTCTTCGGGCTGCCCGACGAGCGCTGGGGTGCGCGGGTCTGCGCGGCCGTCGTCGGCCCGGCCACCGAGGCCGCGCTGCGCGAGCACGCCCGGACGCACCTGGCGCCCGCCAAGCGGCCCAAGGACTACCTGCGGCTCGACGCCCTCCCCCGCACGGCTACCGGCAAGGTGCGGCGCCTCGACCTGCCCGACCTGGCTGCCGGGCGCGGCTGA
- a CDS encoding mismatch-specific DNA-glycosylase: MGFTRAELESYVGALVPDLLPPDGRPLRLLLVGINPGLWTAATQTHFAHPGNRFYPALLRAGILHEPVDPSRGMTDDDRRRFTDRGLGITNLAPRATARASELSTEELQAGGEQLRALVRLRRPAVVAVAGVTAYRQAFGLRRASAGRQPERFEDCELWVVPNPSGLNAHETVVSLAAAYAEVGRAAGLLP; this comes from the coding sequence ATGGGGTTCACCCGCGCCGAGCTGGAGTCCTACGTCGGGGCGCTGGTCCCCGACCTGCTCCCTCCCGACGGCCGACCGCTGCGCCTGCTCCTCGTCGGCATCAACCCGGGGTTGTGGACCGCGGCGACGCAGACCCACTTCGCCCACCCCGGCAACCGGTTCTACCCCGCGCTGCTGCGCGCCGGCATCCTCCACGAGCCGGTCGACCCCAGCCGCGGCATGACCGACGACGACCGGCGTCGCTTCACCGACCGGGGTCTCGGGATCACCAACCTCGCCCCGCGGGCCACCGCCCGCGCCTCCGAGCTCAGCACCGAGGAGCTGCAGGCGGGCGGCGAGCAGCTGCGGGCCCTGGTGCGCCTGCGCCGACCCGCGGTGGTCGCGGTCGCGGGCGTCACGGCGTACCGCCAGGCCTTCGGGCTGCGCCGCGCCAGCGCGGGTCGCCAGCCGGAGCGCTTCGAGGACTGCGAGCTGTGGGTGGTGCCCAACCCGAGCGGGCTCAACGCCCACGAGACGGTCGTCAGCCTCGCCGCGGCGTACGCCGAGGTCGGGCGCGCCGCCGGCCTGCTCCCCTGA
- a CDS encoding GlxA family transcriptional regulator, translating into MLTNVAVVVDEGVAPFELGLLCEAFGVDRSDDGVPLLDFAVCGPGRATVRTSGGFTVTPDHDLARLAEADLVGVPAFDGHLRASPPVVEALRAAHDRGAQLLSVCSGAFVLGDAGLLDGRRCTTHWRHTQELAERFPLAVVVPEVLYVDDDRVVTSAGTAAGLDASLHVWRQEHGSAVASAVARRMVVPPQREGGQAQFVARPVVDCDAETLAPLLTWALGHLEEDLGVEALSRQALLSPRTFARRFREETGTTPHAWVTAQRLAEAERLLETSDLSVEQVAQRVGMNGAATLRHQFQRARGISPQTYRRAFRRRDDEAAAS; encoded by the coding sequence GTGCTGACCAACGTGGCCGTCGTCGTGGACGAGGGCGTCGCCCCCTTCGAGCTCGGTCTGCTCTGCGAGGCCTTCGGCGTGGACCGCAGCGACGACGGGGTGCCGCTCCTCGACTTCGCCGTGTGCGGGCCCGGGCGGGCCACCGTGCGCACCTCGGGCGGGTTCACCGTCACGCCCGACCACGACCTGGCCCGGCTCGCCGAGGCCGACCTGGTCGGGGTGCCGGCCTTCGACGGCCACCTGCGGGCCTCGCCGCCGGTGGTGGAGGCGCTGCGGGCGGCGCACGACCGCGGGGCGCAGCTGCTCTCGGTCTGCTCGGGGGCCTTCGTGCTCGGCGACGCGGGCCTGCTCGACGGCCGTCGCTGCACCACGCACTGGCGCCACACCCAGGAGCTGGCCGAGCGCTTCCCGCTGGCCGTGGTGGTGCCCGAGGTGCTCTACGTCGACGACGACCGGGTGGTGACCAGCGCCGGCACCGCCGCCGGGCTGGACGCGAGCCTGCACGTGTGGCGCCAGGAGCACGGGTCGGCGGTCGCCTCCGCGGTGGCGCGCCGGATGGTGGTGCCGCCGCAGCGCGAGGGCGGCCAGGCCCAGTTCGTGGCGCGTCCGGTCGTCGACTGCGACGCCGAGACGCTGGCCCCGCTGCTGACCTGGGCGCTGGGCCACCTCGAGGAGGACCTGGGCGTCGAGGCGCTGTCGCGGCAGGCGCTGCTGTCCCCGCGCACGTTCGCCCGCCGCTTCCGCGAGGAGACCGGCACCACCCCGCACGCCTGGGTGACGGCCCAGCGCCTGGCCGAGGCCGAGCGGCTGCTCGAGACCAGCGACCTCTCGGTGGAGCAGGTCGCCCAGCGCGTCGGGATGAACGGCGCCGCGACCCTGCGCCACCAGTTCCAGCGGGCCCGGGGGATCAGCCCGCAGACCTACCGCCGCGCCTTCCGCCGGCGCGACGACGAGGCGGCCGCGTCGTGA